From one Lolium rigidum isolate FL_2022 chromosome 4, APGP_CSIRO_Lrig_0.1, whole genome shotgun sequence genomic stretch:
- the LOC124648695 gene encoding uncharacterized protein LOC124648695, with the protein MPLLLRRLAGAVSAPLRRSLCTAASRPPWAMVYSWAALDASAAPSPAARATFDLDAAPYISRISVPAHLADGMDFAAASVRATSSDGLLLLDLAETRHGPRPPPNLPDFVDTAMLHQMAAAGAATELDVTRFVCNPLSGQLFRLPVPDLGVAKASTAFGLLTQPDGAHGPPDRFVVAQLSFRAGDNRAVVRRFLSETGEWDDQLPMPCFVPSRIPPWQSFQVHTGHDVLAFGGRLWWFDVTWGAISVDPFSDRPDVRFVELPRGSARLDIDVKDKMLLTKRRIMGVSEGKLRYIETCTEKEPFLIRSFALDDEGCCWKLTRESTVTMVLPNKAKQQAGHLPWIAAIDPFDANILYFDLGHTVFAMDMAKKKAIASRSCPNSIEALGMWRSSAFCLPCVLPTWLESCYIPSAGSI; encoded by the coding sequence ATGCCGCTCCTGCTCCGACGCCTCGCCGGCGCCGTCTCCGCGCCCCTCCGACGCTCCCTCTGCACGGCCGCCTCGCGCCCTCCCTGGGCCATGGTCTACAGCTGGGCGGCGCTGGACgcgtcggcggcgccgtcgccggccgcGCGCGCGACCTTCGACCTCGACGCGGCCCCGTACATCTCCCGAATCTCCGTCCCTGCCCACCTCGCCGACGGCATGGACTTCGCCGCCGCAAGCGTCCGCGCCACCAGctccgacggcctcctcctcctcgacctaGCAGAGACCCGCCACGGCCCTCGCCCCCCTCCCAACCTCCCCGACTTCGTGGACACCGCAATGCTACACCAAATGGCCGCGGCTGGCGCCGCCACCGAGCTGGACGTCACGCGCTTCGTCTGCAACCCTCTCAGCGGCCAGCTGTTCCGCCTCCCGGTCCCGGACCTGGGTGTCGCCAAGGCAAGTACGGCTTTCGGCTTGCTCACCCAGCCCGACGGCGCCCACGGCCCGCCAGATCGATTCGTGGTCGCTCAGCTCAGCTTCCGGGCCGGGGACAACCGCGCAGTCGTGCGTCGGTTTCTGTCCGAAACAGGGGAGTGGGACGACCAGCTGCCAATGCCCTGTTTCGTGCCGTCCAGGATTCCCCCTTGGCAGTCATTTCAGGTACACACAGGCCACGACGTGCTGGCGTTCGGCGGCCGGCTGTGGTGGTTCGACGTCACCTGGGGCGCCATCTCCGTCGATCCCTTCAGCGACCGGCCGGACGTTCGATTCGTCGAGCTGCCGCGGGGCAGCGCGCGGTTGGACATTGATGTCAAGGATAAAATGCTGCTGACCAAGCGCCGGATCATGGGCGTCAGCGAGGGGAAGCTGCGGTACATCGAAACGTGCACCGAAAAGGAGCCCTTCCTGATCAGGTCGTTTGCACTCGACGACGAGGGGTGCTGCTGGAAGCTCACGCGTGAGTCAACGGTTACCATGGTCTTGCCCAACAAAGCCAAACAACAGGCAGGCCACCTGCCGTGGATTGCTGCCATCGATCCGTTCGACGCCAACATTCTGTATTTCGATCTTGGTCACACTGTTTTTGCCATGGACATGGCTAAGAAGAAGGCGATCGCAAGCAGATCCTGTCCAAATAGCATCGAAGCTCTAGGCATGTGGCGCAGCAGCGCTTTCTGTCTGCCGTGCGTGCTCCCAACATGGCTTGAATCATGCTACATTCCTTCTGCAGGTAGTATATGA
- the LOC124648697 gene encoding uncharacterized protein LOC124648697, giving the protein MEFPADAGHGFALRDGVLAASRSAAAARGGGESTDSDGPRLPPLRLGASYADSRAALASPCSSSSSDAFLSTSSSPSGLLNPYGIWSPPRAPSEAASSSSEVDFRSAREYDTADLFFGDNWLHADRPLHREPPPGSATSGDGDEEDKFIVGPGAGSRRSETRDDGGRRHARSKDDAGSAGCAEVYTSPPCRCCHGETEKDGLESASDSWSAVYGRYQIMDDLTEVLDECGTDALHFRRNDGAALKGAPLVDSRTGGDQEFDLSALEKELQMLSPYLGEDADALNSCRFDPNFRVNDELDIDIVTDEKTVDDKELLKSSYSVHPFPEIVTPEDVYEMEDFGSADTNVQNTTTDKIDEGPKTDIDLASSIFHQEYEEFELRIFHRKNRTGFEETKEFPIVVDSVVAGRYRITEYLGSAAFSRVVQARDLCTGMDVCLKIIKNDKDFFDQSLDEIKLLKFVNKHDPADAHHILRLYDFFYYQEHLFIVTELLRANLYEFQKYNQESGDEVYFSLPRIQAIARQCLEALVYLHHLNIVHCDLKPENILMKSYSRCEIKVIDLGSSCFLTDNLILYVQSRSYRAPEIILGLPYDQKIDIWSLGCIFAELYTGEVLFPNESVSTILARIIGIVGPIDTKMLALGQETQKYFTEEYDLFHKNEETDQLEYLVPEKSSLRRHLRCSDSKFVDFLSCLLQVNPRKRPTAREALRHRWFSHTYR; this is encoded by the exons ATGGAGTTCCCCGCCGACGCCGGGCACGGCTTCGCGCTCCGGGACGGCGTCCTCGCGGCTTCGCGCTCCGCCGCTGCCGCGAGGGGCGGAGGCGAGTCCACCGACTCCGATGGCCCCCGGCTCCCGCCGCTGCGGCTCGGCGCCTCCTACGCCGACTCCCGGGCCGCGCTCGCCAGCCCGTGCTCCAGCTCCTCCTCCGACGCCTTCCTCAGCACCAGCTCCTCGCCTTCAG GGCTGCTGAATCCGTACGGGATATggtcgccgccgcgcgcgccgtcggaggcggcgtcgtcgtcctcggaggtgGACTTCCGCTCGGCGCGCGAGTACGACACCGCCGACCTCTTCTTCGGCGACAACTGGCTCCACGCCGACCGCCCGCTCcaccgcgagccgccgccgggcagcgccacgagcggcgacggcgacgaggaggacaaGTTCATCGTCGGGCCCGGCGCCGGCTCGCGGCGGAGCGAGACACGCGacgacggcggccggcggcacGCGCGTAGCAAGGACGACGCGGGCTCTGCAGGGTGCGCGGAGGTGTACACGTCGCCGCCCTGCAGGTGCTGCCATGGGGAAACGGAGAAGGATGGTCTGGAGTCTGCGAGTGATTCCTGGTCTGCTGTGTACGGGAGGTACCAGATCATGGATGACCTGACGGAGGTGCTGGACGAGTGCGGTACAGACGCGCTTCACTTCAGGCGCAATGACGGTGCCGCGCTCAAGGGCGCTCCATTGGTGGATTCCAGGACTGGGGGTGACCAGGAGTTTGATCTGAGTGCGCTGGAGAAGGAACTTCAGATGCTTAGCCCGTACCTGGGTGAAGACGCAGATGCTCTTAACA GCTGTAGGTTTGACCCTAACTTCAGAGTAAATGATGAACTAGATATTGACATTGTAACAGATGAGAAAACTGTCGATGACAAAGAACTTCTAAAGAGTAGTTACAGCGTGCATCCTTTtcctgagattgtcactcctgaaGATGTTTATGAGATGGAGGACTTCGGGTCAGCAGATACAAATGTTCAAAATACCACTACTGATAAAATCGACGAAGGTCCAAAAACAGATATTGATCTTGCAAGCTCTATTTTTCATCAAGAATATGAAGAATTTGAGCTGAGAATTTTCCACCGGAAGAACAG GACTGGCTTTGAAGAAACCAAAGAATTTCCTATTGTGGTAGATTCAGTTGTTGCTGGAAGATATCGTATCACTGAATATCTTGGTTCAGCTGCATTCAGCAGGGTCGTACAGGCACGCGATCTTTGCACGGGAATGGATGTCTGccttaaaataattaaaaatgacAAGGATTTCTTTGATCAGAGCTTGGATGAGATAAAGCTCCTTAAGTTTGTAAATAAACATGATCCGGCAGATGCACATCATATATTACGCCTATATGATTTTTTCTACTATCAG GAACATCTTTTCATTGTCACCGAATTACTACGGGCAAATCTATATGAATTTCAAAAGTATAACCAGGAGTCCGGTGATGAGGTCTACTTTTCATTGCCCAGAATACAG GCTATAGCTCGACAGTGCTTAGAAGCCTTGGTGTATTTGCATCATTTAAATATAGTTCACTGTGACCTGAAACCTGAGAATATCCTGATGAAGAGCTACAGCAGATGTGAAATCAAGGTTATTGATCTTGGAAGCAGTTGCTTCTTAACAGACAACTTAATCCTATATGTTCAATCACGTTCTTACCGCGCTCCTGAGATCATTCTGGGTCTCCCATATGACCAGAAGATTGACATTTGGTCTCTTGGCTGCATCTTCGCTGAGCTGTACACTGGTGAA GTGCTCTTTCCTAATGAATCAGTGTCAACCATTCTTGCCCGGATAATTGGAATAGTTGGCCCAATTGACACCAAGATGCTTGCACTGGGACAGGAGACTCAGAAGTACTTTACAGAAGAGTATGACCTTTTCCACAAGAACGAG GAGACGGATCAGCTGGAGTATTTGGTACCAGAGAAATCCTCCTTGCGGCGCCACTTGCGATGCTCCGACTCCAAGTTTGTTGATTTTCTGTCTTGCCTTCTGCAAGTTAACCCCAGAAAGAGACCAACAGCCAGGGAGGCGTTGCGGCATAGATGGTTTTCACACACATATCGTTGA
- the LOC124707648 gene encoding calcium-dependent protein kinase 16, translating to MGNCCRSPAAAAREDVASSHFPASAGKKKPHQPRTGAAAATATGAGEKKRLSVLGDEGRDVSGGIDEKYALDRELGRGEFGVTYLCVDRGSRELLACKSISKRKLRTPVDVEDVRREVAIMRHLPRSASIVALREACEDDGAVHLVMELCEGGELFDRIVARGHYTERAAAAVTRTIVEVVQLCHHHGVIHRDLKPENFLFANKKENSPLKAIDFGLSIFFKPGEKFSEIVGSPYYMAPEVLKRNYGPEIDIWSAGVILYILLCGVPPFWAETEQGVAQAILRGNIDFKREPWPHVSDNAKDLVRQMLQPDPKIRLTAKQVLEHTWLQNAKKAPNVPLGDIVKSRLKQFSRMNRFKRRALRVIADHLSAEEVEDIKEMFKVMDTDNDGIVSYEELKSGIAKFGSHLAESEVQMLIEAVDTNGRGALDYGEFLAVSLHLQRMANDEHLRRAFLFFDKDGDGFIEPGELQEALVEDGAGDITEVVKDILQEVDTDKDGKISFEEFVAMMKTGTDWRKASRHYSRGRFNSLSIRLIKDGSVKMGNE from the exons ATGGGCAACTGCTGCCgctcgccggcggccgcggcgcggGAGGACGTCGCGTCCTCGCACTTCCCCGCCTCCGCCGGGAAGAAGAAGCCCCACCAGCCCCggaccggcgccgccgccgccaccgccaccggcgcGGGGGAGAAGAAGCGGCTGTCGGTGCTGGGCGACGAAGGGCGGGACGTGAGCGGCGGGATCGACGAGAAGTACGCGCTGGACCGGGAGCTGGGGCGCGGCGAGTTCGGGGTGACGTACCTGTGCGTGGACCGGGGCTCCCGGGAGCTGCTCGCCTGCAAGTCCATCTCCAAGCGCAAGCTGCGCACGCCCGTGGACGTGGAGGACGTGCGGCGCGAGGTGGCCATCATGCGCCACCTGCCGCGGAGCGCCAGCATCGTGGCGCTGCGGGAGGCCTGCGAGGACGACGGCGCCGTGCACCTCGTCATGGAGCTCTGCGAGGGCGGCGAGCTCTTCGACCGCATCGTCGCGCGGGGACACTACAcggagcgcgccgccgccgccgtcacgcgCACCATCGTCGAGGTCGTGCAGCTCTGCCACCACCACGGGGTCATCCACCGGGACCTCAAGCCTGAGAACTTCCTCTTCGCCAACAAGAAGGAGAACTCCCCGCTCAAGGCCATCGACTTCGGACTCTCCATCTTCTTCAAGCCCG GCGAGAAGTTTTCTGAAATTGTGGGGAGTCCCTACTACATGGCTCCTGAAGTGCTCAAGAGAAACTATGGACCTGAAATCGACATATGGAGTGCTGGTGTTATCTTATATATATTATTATGCGGCGTTCCTCCATTTTGGGCTG AGACTGAACAAGGAGTTGCACAAGCTATCCTTCGTGGAAATATTGATTTTAAGAGAGAACCCTGGCCCCATGTTTCTGATAATGCTAAAGATCTTGTTCGACAGATGCTTCAGCCTGATCCGAAAATCAGGCTAACGGCAAAGCAAGTTCTTG AGCATACATGGCTTCAAAATGCCAAGAAAGCTCCAAATGTTCCTCTTGGAGACATTGTAAAGTCAAGGCTGAAACAGTTTTCAAGGATGAACAGATTCAAAAGAAGAGCACTAAGG GTTATTGCTGACCACTTGTCAGCTGAAGAAGTTGAGGACATAAAGGAGATGTTCAAGGTGATGGATACCGACAATGATGGTATAGTATCATATGAAGAGTTGAAGAGTGGGATCGCAAAATTCGGTTCTCACCTTGCAGAAtctgaagtacaaatgttaataGAAGCT GTGGATACAAATGGTAGAGGAGCACTAGATTATGGTGAATTTTTGGCTGTCTCGCTTCATTTACAAAGGATGGCGAATGATGAGCACCTTAGGCGGGCCTTCCTATTTTTTGATAAGGATGGCGATGGTTTTATTGAGCCCGGGGAACTTCAGGAGGCCCTGGTGGAGGATGGGGCAGGTGATATCACAGAAGTGGTGAAGGACATATTGCAAGAAGTTGACACTGACAAG GATGGCAAAATTAGCTTTGAAGAGTTCGTAGCAATGATGAAAACTGGCACAGACTGGAGAAAGGCATCACGGCATTATTCGAGAGGACGTTTCAATAGCCTTAGCATAAGGCTTATCAAGGATGGATCTGTAAAGATGGGAAATGAGTGA